Within the Blastopirellula marina genome, the region GCCACATTAGATGAGAGAACGTGACCAACGATGACCAAACCTGGCTATTCACAACTCGTTTAACGTCTTGGATTTATCGACGCAAACTCAATCTGTAACATAAGTTACAAAATAGCGTTTTCCGAATCCCGTTCTCTCCGCTTTCGGAATAAGGCTCGCCGTAAGGTCTTCACTTAAAAGGCTTTACGGCGAGCCTTATTTTTTATCCCAGTCGATTGGGACAAAATCGGTCATCATGAAAGATGGTTGGCTTGCTGCAGGGCGAAATACCTCACAAGCTAACACGAACCGTGGGAGGTCCGGTATCTTTTGTGGCAGTTACCCCAGTCAGGCGTAGCTAGTTAAACGCACCATATAAAAAAGCCCGATCGCAAGTATCAGAAGGGCTCGGATGTGGGGCCAGGGCAAGTTCCTGGCCCTTTGGGAGACGTTTGTTAATCGTTTTCCAAATAACTGAAGACAGATGCCCACCCCGGAAAGGGACGTGGCGATGCCGGCGGCAAAGAGGGCGATTATGCCATAGGCAACCCAGGGCTGGCCGGTAGAAAGACCTGTGAAGTAGGCGACCAAGGCCGATGGACAAGGTAGCAGCCCAACCGCGATCCCCAGCAAGGCAGTTGTTGAAAAGCTGTTTCTGCTGGAAGACTTTTCTAGAGAATTATTCGCACCAGGATTGCTCGACGACTCAAGTTGGATCAACTCGTTGTGTTCGCAGCAGGAGTCATGCTTGTGGTGGTGGCAGCAAGCCGTTTTCTTTCCCGACATTGCCTTCCACAACATCCAGGCCCCTACGCAGAGAACCAAGCCGGCGCTTATCCACTGTAGCAAGTCGGACACGAAATGCTCGTGGTGGTGGTCGCCAGACACGACGTGATGAGTCAGGTGCACCGCAAACGCAATCGCAAACAGGGAAAGCGAATGGGATAAAGCGGTGCTCAGTCCCATGACGACCGGGTGCCAGAGACTCCTCTTTTCTCCTGCCAGGTAAACCAACATGGCCGTCTTTCCATGCCCCGGTTCCAGGGCGTGGATGGCTCCCAGGAGAAAGGCAAATCCGAGAGTCAGTTCATGCGTGTGGTTATGCATCGTATTATCCTGTCAGGAAAAGCATGGGCGGTACGCAGCGGACAATCTCAAGACATTCTCGATTGGTTAGTGGGTTGCCATTTCCAGCGCAAAATCGCCGCACTATTGATAATGACGAATGCTTCGCCGATGTTCTGAAGGACCGCACCTGCGATAGGAGTAATCGTTCCGGCCGAGGCCATTCCGAGCATCAACAGCGTGAGTCCCGCACCGATGAGCACATTGCGGTGGATCGTTGCTTTGGTTTTGGCGGCTAGTACCATCGCCATGGGTAGTCGATCCAGTTGATGGGTCATCAGGACAATATCGGCGCTACGCATCGTAATGTCCGCACCGCCGACTCCCATCGCTACGCCAACATTGCCTGCGGCAAGTGCCGGGGCATCATTAATTCCGTCTCCCACGACCATGACGTTGTAGCCTGCCTGCTTTTCCAACTCGACCACTTGTAGTTTTTCGGATGGAAGTACCTCAGAAACAATCTCGTCGACACCGACCTCTTGGCCTATCTGCAAGGCTACCGCTGCACGGTCCCCTGTTAGCAGAACGGTGCGTTCGACCCGCAAGTCTCGCAGCAATTGGATTACCTGCGACGAGTCGGCACGTGCATGATCGGAAAGACAGATACATCCAAGTGGTCGTTTTGCCTCGCCAGAGATCTCGGCGGCCCAGACCATAGGGCCGAAGTGTTCGATCGCCTGCGTTTTAATTCCTTCCTGGTTGAGCCAGCTTTCACGCCCCAAGAGGACATTTCGTCCGTCCGGGTAGTGCATCCGAATACCTAGGCCAGGGACTTCTTCGACATCCTCGGCGTCAACGAAAGACAGATCTTGCTGTTTGCCATACCGGGCAATGGCCTTGGAAACGGGATGCTGGTTAATAGAGACGCCTGCCAGTACGGCCTGAACGACCTCTCGCTCCTCGCAGGAAAACGAAACAACACGACAAACATCCAATTGCCCGGTGGTCACAGTCCCAGTCTTGTCGAAAACGACACTATTGATCTCGCTCAGGGCCTCGAGGAACCGAGCATTCTTCACGAGAATGCCATGCCGGGATGCCACTGCCAGGGCTGCGACCATGGCCGCAGGACCGGCGATGAGAAATGGTCCAGGACAACCCACGACCAATACCGTGATGGCACGGGTCACATCGTGTGTGAGGAAAAGAGTAATGCCGGCGATCATCAATACGGCCAGAACAAAATACTTCGCATATTGTTCCACCAAACGAAGAACGCGCGTCTTCGACCGCTCGGCCTCTTGGAACAACTCTAAGACTTTCGCAAGGGTTGTGTCGTCACCGGTTGAAGTGACTCGGGCTCGGATCAACCCGTTCAAGTTCATGGAACCAGCGAAAACTTTCGAACCGGGACTGACTTCTTCTGGGGTCGATTCGCCAGTGATCGATGACTGATCAATTGCCGCATGTCCATGCAAAACAACGGCATCGGCTGGAATGCTTTCACCGGGCGCAATGACAATCGTATCTCCGACTCTCAACACCGATGCCGCGATGGAAAGTTCCGTTCCGTCTTCGGCAAGCCTGCGAGCAAGGTTCGACTGCAACGCTTGAAGACCAGCTATCGCCGAATTTGCGCCGAGGATGCTGCGTTCTTCCAGAAAGAACGCTACACTCAGTATCACCGGAACAATAACTGCCGTAGTAAAATCACCAATCGCGAATGCGGCAAGCGCCGCGATGCTTACCAACTGGGCGCTATAGTATTCTGGCGATTCGCGAAATAGCCCCCACAAGGCTTCCCATAGGATCGGAGCAAGTACCAGGAGTGCTGCCGCTGCCTGAAATGCTGCCCCCAGTGATAGCTGCTCGGCTGGCATTAAACGCTCAATCAGAATTCCAACCACCAGCAGCGATGCAGCGACTAAGGCCGTGCTGAAGCGAATGCTCATTCGCCACTTTTCGTATGTAGTGAGGCCAGCGTCGAGGTCGGTCTGGATTCTTTTCGCTACCGATACGGAACTCATGGGCCTTGCTCCTTGGCTGGGTTGCTAACAACAGAAGGAGACTTCTCTAAAGAACTCTTGGGAGAGATGACAATCCGAGTCCCTGGGGCTACAAACTTGAGACGCCCGACCGACTGCATAATCTGCTCCATGGCTTCCAGGTAGAGACGCGACCAAACCAATTCGGGATTAGCCAGGTACTGGGCATAGACTTTGTCAAAGAGGGTTACCTCCTCGTCTGCTTTGGTAGTCACATCGGTTTGGAAGCGGGTTGCCTCGTTGACCAGTGTATAGCGATCGGCCTCGGCCTTGGGGAGCGTTCGGGCGGCAAAGCCTTCGGCCTCGCGTTTTCGAGTTTCAATATGAATCTGTTCGCTCTGAACATTCTCGAATGCTTCGGCTAGTTGTGGCGTGGGAATAATCTCACGAAATTCAACCGCACTGACCTGGATGCCGATGCCAAGTTGATCGAGTCGTTGCTGGAGGCTGTCGCGAACTGCGATCGGCAAACGCTCGACCTCTTCCGCACGCGTTGAACGTTGCAAACGCAGAGTATCCATCGCATTCCAGCCAGCAATCGTCTGGACAATCGAAGCGGCAGCTGCCTCCTTGAGGATGTGTTCCGGCCGATCAGCTTGAAAGTGAAACGCAACCGGATCGGAAATCCGATATTTCACACGAACATTGGTCTGCAAAATGTGCTGGTCCCCACAAAGGACATAGCCATCACGAATTGGATCGAGTGCCGTTGCATTGTTACTGGCAGCACCAAGTTGCAGCCGATCGATCGCGACTTCCCTTTCTTCTTTGACAGGAATGCGAATGACCTCATCAATGGGATAAGGCAACGCCAACAAGATTCCAGGCGGCTGGACGTGGTCACCGGGTGTGTCGCCGACCAGCTTGCCAAAGCGCGTCAACAAGGCAACTTCGTTTGGTTGAACCATGGTAATGCCGGAACACCAGAACAGGATAATCAACAGTGCGGCAAGTAATCCAATGATCCGCATGCCGGCACCAACGCCGGCCCCGATCTGCTCGGTACGGCGGGAGCGGCTTTCTTTCGGCGGTGGTGGAAGAGGAAAATCACGTTGACCACTCATGGCTGGACCTCTGCCGTTCCCCTCGATGCGTCTTGAGGAATTTGGGCCGTGTGGTCTTGTGTCGTCGTCGACTGAGTGGACGGCAACGCCGTCTTAGGAAGGGATGGAGGTTGCGTTAGTAGGTCCATGAACCCTTCATTGGTGCGTAGGATAATTGTCGAGTCGCTTCCCAGGCTTCGCTTGAGTGCTTCCAACGAACGCCAATACCGGTAGAACTCTGGATCTCGCAGGTGAGCTTGTGCATAGATTTCGGATACCTTTTGCTCGGCATCGGCGCGAATACGGCCTGCTTCCAATCGGCCGTCTCGCAGAATCTCTTCGCTCCGCACAACGGCATCGTCGCGAATCGCGTTGGCATTTTTCTCGCCCAGGGCTCGCAGCTGCTTGGCTGCCGCTTCCCGTTCGGCTTTCATTTGGGCCAGCACTGCCGAGACATTGGAAGACTCGTAGGCAATTCGATTGATCCCGATTTGTAAAATCTGAATTCCGAACTTGTCGCGGGCATCCTGCTGCACATCTTCTAAAAGTAACTGTTCGATGCGTTCGGTTTGAAGTTGAGCCGAATCGGTTGAAACCAACGAGGATAGATCGTAACCGCCCATTCGCGTGTTCTTGGCGGCGGTAACCATTCCATCGATTTTGGCAGATACGGCTTCGACACTTCCGGAGGACTGAATAAACAGCAATGGGTCCGCGACGTTCCATACCACAAATGTCGAGAGAACCACGTTGCGGCGATCATGCGTTAGGGTTGCCGTGTAGGGTGTATTGAAGACATGTTGCCGCAAGTCGACTACGCGTGCTTCCTCGACGGGCCAAGGGAGTTTGAAATAGGCACCAGGTTCCATCAACTGCCGGGTTGGTTTGCCGAATCGAGTGACCACGACCGACGTCCCCTCGGCTACCTGCAGGTAGCAGGGATAGGCCACAAGCAGGATGAAGATCGAAATTCCCAGGCCGATCCTCATGACTCTCGTCCAGAGTGGTGCTGCCTGATTCGATTGATTTTCGATTGCGTTTTCCATGAGACGTATTGTGCCGACCAACTAAGGAGAAGGTGATGTGAGTGGTGGTATGACTGTAGGAGTTAAAGAGGTATTGGGTTCCGTAACGAGCACATCCTGAAGCTGAGAATCGATCACGTAGACCTGCCGCCCAGGCAGTGCTTTCTCGTAGGTATCGAACCAGAGTCGTGTTCGATACGTTTCCGGGGCTGCGCGATAGGCTTTGCTGGCTTCCGCAAAGTGAGACGCTTCTTGACCGGCCAGGCCGACACGCTTTGCGGCAGCCTGCTTGGCGGATGCGACGAGCGCAGCAGATTCTTTCTCCGCAGTGAGAAGCTTGGCTTGGGCGTCGCCGCGTGCTTGAATTACGATTCGCTCGGCATCGCTCTCGGCGTTGCTGACATCCAAATAGGCGTCGGCTGCTTCGACGGGGGGATGCAGACTCAGCAAACTGACATCCACGATCTCGATCCCCAACTGCATCTTCCGCGACTTCTCGGTCACCTTGCTGGCAATTCGCTGAACGAATGCCTGGCGATCCTCCGTAAGCACCTGATCAAGTGTCGCGTTCTCAGTTTCTTCTCTGAGCACCTGATAGGCGACAGCTTCGAGCGTCTGTGCTGGATCCGCATGCCGAACGAGATAGTCTTTTAACTGCTCAACGTTCTTACCAACCTGGTAATAGATCTGAGCGTTGACAGCGACCAACTCCGACTGAGTCCCCAGTACCAGGGCGAACTCATTGGCGTGGGGTTCCGTCCAGAGCATCGAGCGCAGATCGACGGCGACGACGGCCTTTTCATCCACCGGCTGCGAAAACCCAATTTGAAGCGTGCGGATCTCTCCCACAGATACACGCCGCACACCCCCAAATGGCCAAGGGTACTTCCAGTGCAAACCTGGCTGTAGCGGATCTTCTTGGACGCGTCCCAATACTTCGGAGAGTGCCAACTGGTCAGGCTGTACAATCACGAGCGAAGTCGACAACCATAACACCAGTAGCGATAGCAACAGAGCCACCGGCGTTGCCCGGCGGAAGAATCGAATCGACCAGGAAGACCGAAGACTCAACCCAAAACGCCGCTCTGCAATCTGAAACAATGTGTCAACAGGATTTAGTGACGACAGGAGAATTTCACGAAACAGCGAGTCGAGGGGCTGGGGCAATTCTTCAATGCTAGTGCTGGCAATGCGTTCCAGTTGGAACCAGGCGACCAGCAATCGCAGCACGCTCTCGCCGATTACGACGGCCAGGTAGACGTGAATGATGACGGCAAGCCATTGGGGGATACTCGCCAGACCCGACGAAGCCAGTTGAGCCGCTGCAGCGAGGAACCACCCCACGCGGGCCTCGTGAAGTGATAACCTGATCAACGCTAGATCGTTGGACGATTCCCCGGCAATCCCCTGGGTCACCTTCCCCAAAGCAGTCCACAAGCTTGCTGCCAGCACAGCGAGAATAGCCGAAGTCGCGATCTCTTGCGGAGAAAGTGGACGAGCGACTTCAACGCGACCAATAAGCAGTGACATGATCACGCCAACCAGCAGCACGACCAAAGCCCCAGCGGTAAATATCGTATGCAGCGACCAGGCTTCAATAGACGTAGGTTGTCCCGACGGAGTTGAAGCTCTGATGTCGATTGAGCGACGAGTCGACCATAGCAGGACGACCATCAGCAGCAGTTGAATCCCCAGACCGCGAAACAGTGCCGACTCACTATAGAACGCATAGCCAAAGGTTAACGCGGTACTGACGCCAACCATCCACAAAAGCTGCCCGATCCAAGCACGGACTTCAGGAGATGGGGGGATGTGCGAATCTTGCTCAGGCACACTACTCATGTCTTATCTCCCAAGCAGGCAACTCGGCACGATTGAAATTGATCGATCAATTCGTTTCCTCGTTCTCTCACTTCCGCATCAGTCAATTCGGCTTGAGTGAACTGTTTACGCGTCTTCCAAAGTAACTCACGAAGTGCGCGAATTTCGGTTGCCTGTTGACTATTGGGAACGCCCATCCTCAGAACCCACCCAACCGGCATCCGTGCAGCAACCGTATCCCACTCGGCAAGTTTCTGTTGGGCAACATGCGTCTTGTTGGTCTTCACCGCGATTACCGCGTCTGCGGATACCTTTTTCATTTGCTCGAACGATTCTTCCACGCCTGGGAAGATGGAATACATCAGCATGATGATTCCAACAGCGGCCACACCGATAAGCGATATGCCAACTTGCCCCGGCGTTAACTCGACATTCCAGCGACCAGCGGACGCTTTCGCCTCGGCCGCAGGGATAGGATCTTCACGAAAGCGAAGGCCCCGGGAGCGAACCACGATGCCCCACAACACAAGGATTCCTAATAGCGTGGTGCCGGCCTGCATGATCAGGTCGGTATGGTTCAGTTGTTGACTCAACGCCAGAGAGAACTGGTCGAACGTCGCGTGGTAGGGGCGGGCCAGTGTATCGAGGCCGTGGGTTTCCTCTTCGTCACCAGGGGACGGTGGAAACAAGGAATAAGTCCCGTAGCTGACAGTCGTTGCCAGAACGAGTGTTACCAGGAGAAGTGCCAGCGTACGCTGGGTTCCCCAAACCGAACGCATCGCCAGGACGGTACCTGCACACCACGCAACACCAAGTAGTTGCAGGACAATGGCACACGCGAACGCGAGGTGTGTGGAGTGAATGGCTGACACTGCCATGGTGAACGTGATGGGAGTTACCATCTGCGGCCCCGTCAACGCCATTGTTTCCAAAGGGCCTGTTGTATTCTGAAATGACAATATCTTCTCGAAGGCTCCAGACGGAATAAAACCGACTATCAGGCCTGAGATAACCATGCCGAGCAAGATGTAGACGATAGACCACCCAGTTACGATTTGCCCAGCCGCGACGGCGGTATTCCAGAGTCTCGTTGTGCCGTTGGTTACCTCGGGAACGTAAGTTGTATTAATGTTCTGGGGCTCATCGGAGAACCGCCCGGCAACCTCGGCAACGACAACGGCGTAGAAGCAGGCAACGAGTAGAAAGACACCAAATTGCCAGATAGGCAAAACGCTAATCGCGTAGAGAAGCGACAAGGGATTGAGCAATGGAGCAACAAGCCACAGCACGGCCAGGTCACGACGCGGCATACCTCCATCCGCAAGCTCCTTCGCGATTGGAATGACACCAAGAGCACACACTGGCACACATAAACCAGCTACCAGAAGACGAAACGTTCGCTCGAAGCTGCCGGCGGGGCCCATCCATGCCTGCAACGCGCGGTAGCCACCGCTGACGCGAATGGCCGCAGCACCAAGGATTCCGATGAGAATCGTGGCGGAAGACTCCACAAGAATGCGGACCATCGCTATCAGCAACGTAACGACCGACTGTTCGACCGAGAATGTGTACCAGAAATCTCCAAATGCCATGGATCAACCCCGCGTAACGGGAACAGGGACGGTTCGCAGCATTTCTTCAATAAGTTCCGCAGCATCGTCGAATTCGCCCGACAAGCGGACATTCAGTACGGGGTGAGCCATCTCTTGAATGTCGTCCGGCGTGACGAAGTCGCGACCATTCAAATGCGCCCAGGCCTGGGCCACGCGCTGCAAGGTCAATAGCCCACGAGGACTGACGCCCAGTGTGACTTCGCTGCGAGTGCGGGTGAATTCAGCCAGTTCGACCATATACCGCAAGAGGTTGTTCTCGATATGAACCTGGGCAACATGATTCTGCAGTTGTTGCAATTGCCTAGGCGTTAGCACGGTCCCAATATCTGCCCGCTCTCGATCGCCACGCTGGATATTGGAGGCCAGCATCTCGATCTCGTTCTCCTTGCCGGGGTAGCCAATGCTCAGCCGCATGGCAAACCGGTCGAGTTGGGCTTCCGGCAAGGGATACGCGCCGTGACTGTCAACAGGATTTTGGGTGGCGATCACAAAGAATGATTCCGACAGGCGGTGGCAATGCTTGT harbors:
- a CDS encoding sulfite exporter TauE/SafE family protein, with the protein product MHNHTHELTLGFAFLLGAIHALEPGHGKTAMLVYLAGEKRSLWHPVVMGLSTALSHSLSLFAIAFAVHLTHHVVSGDHHHEHFVSDLLQWISAGLVLCVGAWMLWKAMSGKKTACCHHHKHDSCCEHNELIQLESSSNPGANNSLEKSSSRNSFSTTALLGIAVGLLPCPSALVAYFTGLSTGQPWVAYGIIALFAAGIATSLSGVGICLQLFGKRLTNVSQRARNLPWPHIRALLILAIGLFYMVRLTSYA
- a CDS encoding heavy metal translocating P-type ATPase is translated as MSSVSVAKRIQTDLDAGLTTYEKWRMSIRFSTALVAASLLVVGILIERLMPAEQLSLGAAFQAAAALLVLAPILWEALWGLFRESPEYYSAQLVSIAALAAFAIGDFTTAVIVPVILSVAFFLEERSILGANSAIAGLQALQSNLARRLAEDGTELSIAASVLRVGDTIVIAPGESIPADAVVLHGHAAIDQSSITGESTPEEVSPGSKVFAGSMNLNGLIRARVTSTGDDTTLAKVLELFQEAERSKTRVLRLVEQYAKYFVLAVLMIAGITLFLTHDVTRAITVLVVGCPGPFLIAGPAAMVAALAVASRHGILVKNARFLEALSEINSVVFDKTGTVTTGQLDVCRVVSFSCEEREVVQAVLAGVSINQHPVSKAIARYGKQQDLSFVDAEDVEEVPGLGIRMHYPDGRNVLLGRESWLNQEGIKTQAIEHFGPMVWAAEISGEAKRPLGCICLSDHARADSSQVIQLLRDLRVERTVLLTGDRAAVALQIGQEVGVDEIVSEVLPSEKLQVVELEKQAGYNVMVVGDGINDAPALAAGNVGVAMGVGGADITMRSADIVLMTHQLDRLPMAMVLAAKTKATIHRNVLIGAGLTLLMLGMASAGTITPIAGAVLQNIGEAFVIINSAAILRWKWQPTNQSRMS
- the hflK gene encoding protease modulator HflK yields the protein MSGQRDFPLPPPPKESRSRRTEQIGAGVGAGMRIIGLLAALLIILFWCSGITMVQPNEVALLTRFGKLVGDTPGDHVQPPGILLALPYPIDEVIRIPVKEEREVAIDRLQLGAASNNATALDPIRDGYVLCGDQHILQTNVRVKYRISDPVAFHFQADRPEHILKEAAAASIVQTIAGWNAMDTLRLQRSTRAEEVERLPIAVRDSLQQRLDQLGIGIQVSAVEFREIIPTPQLAEAFENVQSEQIHIETRKREAEGFAARTLPKAEADRYTLVNEATRFQTDVTTKADEEVTLFDKVYAQYLANPELVWSRLYLEAMEQIMQSVGRLKFVAPGTRIVISPKSSLEKSPSVVSNPAKEQGP
- the hflC gene encoding protease modulator HflC, translated to MRIGLGISIFILLVAYPCYLQVAEGTSVVVTRFGKPTRQLMEPGAYFKLPWPVEEARVVDLRQHVFNTPYTATLTHDRRNVVLSTFVVWNVADPLLFIQSSGSVEAVSAKIDGMVTAAKNTRMGGYDLSSLVSTDSAQLQTERIEQLLLEDVQQDARDKFGIQILQIGINRIAYESSNVSAVLAQMKAEREAAAKQLRALGEKNANAIRDDAVVRSEEILRDGRLEAGRIRADAEQKVSEIYAQAHLRDPEFYRYWRSLEALKRSLGSDSTIILRTNEGFMDLLTQPPSLPKTALPSTQSTTTQDHTAQIPQDASRGTAEVQP
- the hflK gene encoding protease modulator HflK — encoded protein: MSSVPEQDSHIPPSPEVRAWIGQLLWMVGVSTALTFGYAFYSESALFRGLGIQLLLMVVLLWSTRRSIDIRASTPSGQPTSIEAWSLHTIFTAGALVVLLVGVIMSLLIGRVEVARPLSPQEIATSAILAVLAASLWTALGKVTQGIAGESSNDLALIRLSLHEARVGWFLAAAAQLASSGLASIPQWLAVIIHVYLAVVIGESVLRLLVAWFQLERIASTSIEELPQPLDSLFREILLSSLNPVDTLFQIAERRFGLSLRSSWSIRFFRRATPVALLLSLLVLWLSTSLVIVQPDQLALSEVLGRVQEDPLQPGLHWKYPWPFGGVRRVSVGEIRTLQIGFSQPVDEKAVVAVDLRSMLWTEPHANEFALVLGTQSELVAVNAQIYYQVGKNVEQLKDYLVRHADPAQTLEAVAYQVLREETENATLDQVLTEDRQAFVQRIASKVTEKSRKMQLGIEIVDVSLLSLHPPVEAADAYLDVSNAESDAERIVIQARGDAQAKLLTAEKESAALVASAKQAAAKRVGLAGQEASHFAEASKAYRAAPETYRTRLWFDTYEKALPGRQVYVIDSQLQDVLVTEPNTSLTPTVIPPLTSPSP
- a CDS encoding permease, with amino-acid sequence MAFGDFWYTFSVEQSVVTLLIAMVRILVESSATILIGILGAAAIRVSGGYRALQAWMGPAGSFERTFRLLVAGLCVPVCALGVIPIAKELADGGMPRRDLAVLWLVAPLLNPLSLLYAISVLPIWQFGVFLLVACFYAVVVAEVAGRFSDEPQNINTTYVPEVTNGTTRLWNTAVAAGQIVTGWSIVYILLGMVISGLIVGFIPSGAFEKILSFQNTTGPLETMALTGPQMVTPITFTMAVSAIHSTHLAFACAIVLQLLGVAWCAGTVLAMRSVWGTQRTLALLLVTLVLATTVSYGTYSLFPPSPGDEEETHGLDTLARPYHATFDQFSLALSQQLNHTDLIMQAGTTLLGILVLWGIVVRSRGLRFREDPIPAAEAKASAGRWNVELTPGQVGISLIGVAAVGIIMLMYSIFPGVEESFEQMKKVSADAVIAVKTNKTHVAQQKLAEWDTVAARMPVGWVLRMGVPNSQQATEIRALRELLWKTRKQFTQAELTDAEVRERGNELIDQFQSCRVACLGDKT
- a CDS encoding AAA family ATPase, encoding MIDGIRQALNQTLKGKQDVVEKVIACVLARGHILLEDLPGLGKTTLAKALSTAIGGDFARVQCTPDLMPSDVTGFNMFNQKTREFEFVPGPVFSDVLLADEINRATPRTQSSLFEAMAERQVTIDKHCHRLSESFFVIATQNPVDSHGAYPLPEAQLDRFAMRLSIGYPGKENEIEMLASNIQRGDRERADIGTVLTPRQLQQLQNHVAQVHIENNLLRYMVELAEFTRTRSEVTLGVSPRGLLTLQRVAQAWAHLNGRDFVTPDDIQEMAHPVLNVRLSGEFDDAAELIEEMLRTVPVPVTRG